DNA sequence from the bacterium genome:
AACTCTTTTTGATATGCATAAAGCCCAAGATGTTTATAGAACGCCAGTTCACCTTCTGCTAGACCATGAATACTGGCATCTTTCCAACCGGTTTTCGGATATGGTATCAGCGACCGCGAAAAATAAATCGCAAATCCATTTATATCGCATACGACCTTAACGATATTGGGATTATGCAAATCTTCCGGATTCGATATCCGTTTTTTTAGGGTTCCCATCAAAATTGTCCTATCACTAAGTAACGGCTGAACCATTTCATCAATCATTTCCGGTTCTAACAAGGGTTCATCGCCTTGGATGTTCACGACAATATCCGCATCGATTTTCTGCGCTACTTCCCCTAACCTATCCGAACCGGATTGATGTTGCGTGCTGGTTATCATCGCTTTCCCGCCAGCTTGTTCGATGACTCTTAATATCCGTTCATCGTCAGTAGCAACCATGAGTTCGCTCAAACATTTCGCTCGTTTCGCTCGGTCGTAGACATGCAATACCATCGGTTTTCCACAGATATCCGCAAGTGGTTTGCCGGGAAAACGAGTTGCAGCATATCGGGCAGGAATAACGCCTAATACAATCATTGTACAATGTAAATTTAGCATTACACATTTTAAATTTTAGATGCAAAATGCTAAATTTGAAATGAATAAAGAAATCTAAATATCTTATATTATGCTGAAATTGCTGATATGAGCTCTTCAGGGGTAACGGTTGCAACGCCGACCTTACCGACCACAACGCCGGCAGCGAAATTCGAGAGCATCGCTGCTTCTTTAAAACTCCCGCCTACTGACAGCGCAAGTGTCAAGGTGCCAATAACCGTGTCTCCGGCTCCGCTAACATCATAAACTTCTTTTGCAACCGTGGGAATATGGGTTATATCTCCGGTCGGTTCGAATAGCGACATCCCTTCTTCACCACGGGTGATTAACACGTTGGCTCCTTCCAGTGCTTCAACCAATTGTTTCCCAACCGAGAGTAACGATTGTTCATCGGTTATCTCTTGTCCAATAAATGCACCAGCTTCATAATGATTCGGCGTAATAATATCCACTTTCTTATATAATGTGAAATGGTCAACTTTCGGGTCAACGCTAACGTATTTATCATGTTTCCGAGCTAGTGCTAAGACTTCTTTCAACAATCGCGCGGTTATAACTCCTTTGCCATAATCTTCAATAATTATCGCATCTATATCATCAATAATCTTTTTAGTCCCTTCAATAATCTGAGTTGTGATATCGTCAGCTACCGATTCGGTTGCTTCCCGGTCAACCCGCACAATCTGTTGATTATGCGCAATAACCCGGGTTTTCAATGTTGTCGGTCGCGTCGTATCGGTTATGACTAATTTGCTATTAATCTTACGGGTTTTAAACTCGTGCAGCAATTTTTGCCCGATTTCATCATTTCCAATTACCCCAGCTATATCCACGTTACCGTTCAAAGTTTTAATATTATTCGCTACATTCCCAGCTCCGCCAAGAACATACGTTTGCGCCGTGACGCGAACTACCGGTACCGGAGCTTCCGGTGAAATCCGATTTACTTTCCCCCAGATAAATTCATCTAACATCAAATCTCCAATAACTAAAATTCGCGCTCTATTAAACTTATGCACTAATCTAATTAATTTCTTTTTATCAATATTATATTTCGCACAATCCATAATCAATAATTATTTCCAATTGCAAATTTTTCATTGCTACATTAAAATTTAAAATGCTAAATGATACATTTTTAAAATGAAAATATTATCTTCCTTTCAGAGCCAATAGTATTGCTGCGGTAAGCAACGGGATTATTAATTCATGATGTCCGGTGATACGGTATCCTTTTCCGCCGAGATGTGTTGGTCGCTGAACGACATTCACTTGCGGTCGATAATGCTGTTCCATATCAAGGTTTGCGGTAACGAAATTCCGTACCGGAAAACCGAGGTTGCGCGCAATAGTTAACACTTTTAGAAAAACTTCCGGCAGTATTACTGCTGACCCGATATTGAGCACAACCCCGCCGTTATTCAAATCTTTAACCACATCGGTTAATAACCGAAAATCCAGTAAACTCGATTCACCTAACGCCGCACCGTCAACGTTCGGATGCTGATGGATAGTATCCGTTCCGATAGCTACATGAACCGTTGTCGGGATATCCAATTTCGCTGTCGTAGCGAGAATGCTCAGTTCGCGATGTTTCGCTTTTATCTCCAAGAGTTTATTTCCCAGCGCTCGACCTAACCCGACACCGGAAATTAATCCTTCGGTAACCGCTTGATGCATCAACTCGCCAGTCTCTTTCACCATGCCGAACGTCCCGGTATCCAAAGTTTCATCTACTTGTTCGCTCGTTTCGCCGTAATAGGCAATTTCGAAATCGTGGATACTGGTAGCTCCGTTCATTGCAACGGCGGTGATAACATTCCGTTTAATTAATTCGATAATGAACGGAGATACCCCGCATTTAACTGTATGTCCGCCGAGCATAACGATAACCGGTTTCTTCTTGCGATACGCAATGACGATAGCATGGACGAGTTCACGGAAATCTTTTCCGGCAAGAATATTCGGTAACGAATCGAGATATTCTGCAAATTTAGGATCTTTGGATTTGGACGGTTTGCCAAAATCCGAAATTCGGACTTTATGTTTCCGTTGGCTGATTGATTGCAATTTAACGTTATCTAAATCTACCGGTTTATATTTCACAGAATTGCTTTCTTTAACAAGGTAAGATTTATTATGTCGGGAATTTATTGTAGCAAAATATTGGAATTAACGCAAAGAAAAAAAATCGGGATAGGTTAAACCCTATCCCGAAAGTAAAAGAATTTTGGTTTTACGTTATTAAAATAATCAAAATTAATTCCTATTTATTATTTATGACGAATCTATATTGCATTTGGTTGCAAAATAATCAAAAATTTTTTAGTATTCATTTCGCTACATAAAGTAATGATCTTTAACCGACATTTATCTCCAATTGTTTCAACCGTTTTAATTGAATCAGTTTGCCTGTAAAAGATACAATATCAGTATTCTCGAGATATCGCTTTGGTAATCCCAATAGCTGTTTCCGTTTCGGTTGCAATGGCAGGGTAAATAGGAGTGAGTTACACTGGAGAAAAAGCAAGGCAATAACGAACAACCTCGATTCTCCACCCTTATTTCAGCGGTGAGTTTTTTTCAAACATCGCTTAGTTCATCTTCATCAAGCCCGAAATAATGACCGACTTCGTGTTTAACCGTAGCGATGATTTGTTGTTCCAGTTCTTTTCTGGTTGAACAGATTCGTTCAATATTTTTCTGATATAAAATTATTCGGTCTGGATAGTAGAATCCGTCAATAGATTTTTCAGTTCGCGCTACCCCATGGAATACACCGAGAATATCTCCGTGCCCGATACTCGCTCGCATCCTTTTATCTGGATACTCTTCAATTAACACGACAATATTTTCCTGCGCAATCTTCTCGCGAAATTGTTCCGGTAACTGGAGTAGCGCTTGTTCAACTAGCTGTTCAAACTCTTCTTTGGATAAAGAAATCATTTCAATATCGGAGAAGAATGAAGTTACCTACCTTCGGAAGAAGGCGGTGACTCTTTTTCTTCCTTCTTCCTTTTTTCTTCTTCCTTCTGATTCGCTTCGGTGAGCCATTTACTTCCTTGGATAATATAGATAAGTCCGGAAATAATGGTTAACGCT
Encoded proteins:
- the kdsB gene encoding 3-deoxy-manno-octulosonate cytidylyltransferase: MIVLGVIPARYAATRFPGKPLADICGKPMVLHVYDRAKRAKCLSELMVATDDERILRVIEQAGGKAMITSTQHQSGSDRLGEVAQKIDADIVVNIQGDEPLLEPEMIDEMVQPLLSDRTILMGTLKKRISNPEDLHNPNIVKVVCDINGFAIYFSRSLIPYPKTGWKDASIHGLAEGELAFYKHLGLYAYQKEFLLQFTKLPVSPLEKIEGLEQLRALYNGYKIKVVETKFDTIAVDTPEDLERVKQIISGN
- the rfaE1 gene encoding D-glycero-beta-D-manno-heptose-7-phosphate kinase, translated to MDCAKYNIDKKKLIRLVHKFNRARILVIGDLMLDEFIWGKVNRISPEAPVPVVRVTAQTYVLGGAGNVANNIKTLNGNVDIAGVIGNDEIGQKLLHEFKTRKINSKLVITDTTRPTTLKTRVIAHNQQIVRVDREATESVADDITTQIIEGTKKIIDDIDAIIIEDYGKGVITARLLKEVLALARKHDKYVSVDPKVDHFTLYKKVDIITPNHYEAGAFIGQEITDEQSLLSVGKQLVEALEGANVLITRGEEGMSLFEPTGDITHIPTVAKEVYDVSGAGDTVIGTLTLALSVGGSFKEAAMLSNFAAGVVVGKVGVATVTPEELISAISA
- a CDS encoding metallopeptidase family protein, with the translated sequence MISLSKEEFEQLVEQALLQLPEQFREKIAQENIVVLIEEYPDKRMRASIGHGDILGVFHGVARTEKSIDGFYYPDRIILYQKNIERICSTRKELEQQIIATVKHEVGHYFGLDEDELSDV